The Juglans regia cultivar Chandler chromosome 1, Walnut 2.0, whole genome shotgun sequence nucleotide sequence GATGAAAACTATACCTCCAAGAGTACCAATTATTGCTTTCAAGATTGCAACCCTTGTTCGCCTTTTGTGCAATTGGCTCGGCGGCGTAGTGGTTGTTGGGGTCAATATATCACGAGGGTCGAGATTGGGTCCAGCGAGATTGCCGTCGACGTTGCTCAACTTGAAGATTTCAATACCATTCAAGATAGCATCACTTCTGGCTGTTTGCCAATCAGCTGGGTTTGCCTGCAAAGCGACAGAGAGGTTTAgtttcttctcatttctttgGGCATTGGGCATCAAGACTGCGTAATCCTTATATATTGGAACCCCGTTTCCACCACTTTGTCTTATCACGTCGAATCCTCCCTCTGCGGGTTGattatttatgaagatgaggaacACTCTATCACCGATTACACGAATCTCCGACTCGAACTCGCAAAAATGTAACCTTACCATATACATGAACCCATAATCCACGGGAAACTGCCAGGTGAGAATATACTTCTTGTTTAACTCATTATCCATTCCCATAGACCGTGCGGTTCGATAGACATCTTCTGGCGCAGTGTAAGCAGGGATTTTGGTAAACTGGGGGTGGGCAGTTAAGTTGACAGGTAAAACACTTGTCCCAGAGGACGTCAGGTAGGCGCCCTCAGCTGACCACATCCGAAACATTCCTGTATCTTTATAAGGCGGTATTTCACCTGCACCCACGTTTATGCGGTATAACATTTCCAGAGCAGTGTTGTTTTCGATGCGCACACGCTGGTTTGGTTCTCCGATAAATTTGAACCCATTTTCTGGATCGTCGGGTTTAGTGTAGTAAAGATATGGTGGCATCGATACAACTTCTATTCCATTGATGAATGCATACGAATCTATCTTATCTGGGCTTGGAATAAAAGTTATGTTTAACCACTGCTCATCTACCACGTTAATGCAGAATTCTCTGTATATAGTATCCAAAGGATTATCATCGAAATCGGCAGTAAGCGATGCATTAAATTCGTGAAGAAGAGTGTAGGGGCCAATTTTGACAGAGAAAAGGGCTTTGGAGCGCTCAAAGTTTTGGTATATAGCTGGGTAGAAGTACAGTCGGATGAATTTTTGGCCAGAAGTGACCTGGAATACGTAGGTGAATTCGGAGTGAGAGACGCGTGCTGTGAGATAAGGTACACTGGTCGAAGTTGTTGGTTGGCTAGCCGCAGAGGTAACTGATGcgttgttttgtaatttttcaatgGGGAAGATTGAGGAGTTAATGTCTCCGATCCATGTCCTACCATCTAATGATTTGATAGAGTGGCCGGAGGAACCACAGGAGAGGGTAATATTTTCAGTAGGAGTATATGGAGGTGCCAATTCGCCGGCAATAGGGCGGATGAGAAGGTGGAGCAAGAACGAGAGAAAGATTGTGGAGAGATTTGAAAGGGTTggcttacaaaaattattacagCTGGGATTAGTCATTGCGGAAGGGAGAGCTAGAGAGATGGGAACCATATCAATGTTAAGGTATGGCTGtatgtatataaaatgttaaCGTGGAGTCTCTATATAAACCCACTCGCATCTAAA carries:
- the LOC108988154 gene encoding receptor-like protein kinase FERONIA, with protein sequence MVPISLALPSAMTNPSCNNFCKPTLSNLSTIFLSFLLHLLIRPIAGELAPPYTPTENITLSCGSSGHSIKSLDGRTWIGDINSSIFPIEKLQNNASVTSAASQPTTSTSVPYLTARVSHSEFTYVFQVTSGQKFIRLYFYPAIYQNFERSKALFSVKIGPYTLLHEFNASLTADFDDNPLDTIYREFCINVVDEQWLNITFIPSPDKIDSYAFINGIEVVSMPPYLYYTKPDDPENGFKFIGEPNQRVRIENNTALEMLYRINVGAGEIPPYKDTGMFRMWSAEGAYLTSSGTSVLPVNLTAHPQFTKIPAYTAPEDVYRTARSMGMDNELNKKYILTWQFPVDYGFMYMVRLHFCEFESEIRVIGDRVFLIFINNQPAEGGFDVIRQSGGNGVPIYKDYAVLMPNAQRNEKKLNLSVALQANPADWQTARSDAILNGIEIFKLSNVDGNLAGPNLDPRDILTPTTTTPPSQLHKRRTRVAILKAIIGTLGGIVFIVAMLSIVGFLIFRRNKRIKQEGSSDGTSWWYPFSPSKTKSRTSGSSLPSDLCRCFSLTEIRSAINNFDDAFIIGVGGFGNVYKGYIDDGAALVAIKRLNPRSRQGAHEFQTEIRMLSQLRHLNLVSLIGYCNEQQEMILVYDYMARGSLRDHLYNTDKPPLSWEQRLQICIGAAHGLYYLHRGTSRTIIHRDVKTTNILLDEEWVAKVSDFGLSKLGPTGHSMTHVSTEVKGSIGYLDPEYYRRQQLTEKSDVYSFGVVLCEVLCARAPLVRNADKEQVSLSELVRKRYQSGKLDQIVDPFLTGEISPDCLRKFGEIAVSCLLDDGVERPSMDDVVGDLEFALQLQHSKTGKKSVIGDHCDAVFTGSSGSEHNGKGGSSELEPSFGEKESYSLISGTAFSDLVNPKGR